The Hypanus sabinus isolate sHypSab1 chromosome 24, sHypSab1.hap1, whole genome shotgun sequence genome contains the following window.
agggacgtgctggaggaaggttcacaatgacaggaagtgatggagtaaggttcacaagtacagggaagtgatagaggaaggttcacaaggacagggaagtgatggaaaagttcccaaggacagggaagatggaggaaggttcacaaggacaggaaagtgatggaaaagttcacaaggacagggaagtgatggtggaaggttcacaaggacagggaagcgctggaggaagtttcacaaggacagggaagtgatggaaaagttcacaggacagcgaagcgctggaggaaggttcacaaggacagggtagtgatggaggaaggttcacaatgacaggaagggtagtcgaaggttcacaaggacagggaagttgTGGAAaacttcacaaggacagggaagtgatggaaaagttcacaagaacagggaagtgctggaggaaggttcacagtgacaggaagtgatggaggaaggttcacaagtacagggaagtgatggaggaaggttcaccaggacagggaagtgctggaggaaggttcacaaggacagggaagtgatggaggaaggttcacaaggacagggaagtgatggaaatgttcccaaggacagggaagatggacgaaggttcacaaggacaggaaagtgatggaaaagttcacaaggacagggaagtgatggtggaaggttcacaaggacagggaagtgctggaggatgtttcacaaggacagggaagtgatggccgaaggttcacaaggacagggaagtgatggaaaagttctcagggacagggaagtgctgcagggaggttcacaaggacagggatgtgctggaggaaggttcacaaagacaaggaattgatggaaaagttcacaaggacagggaagtgatggaaaagttcacgaggacagggaagcgctggagcaaggttcacaaggacagggatgtgatggaaaagttcacaaggacagcgaAGCacaggaggaaggttcacaaggacagggtagtgatggaggaaggttcacaaggacagggaagcgctggtggaaggttcacaagggcAGGGAAGTGCTGGGTGAAGCTTCACTACGACAGGGAAGATTTggaagaaggttcacaaggacagggaagatagtgtaaggttcacaaggacagggaagatggaggaatgttcacaaggacagcgaATTGATGGAAaaattcacaaggacagggaagtgatggacaagttcacaaggacagggaagcgttgggggaaggttcacaaggacaggggagtgatggaaaagttcccaaggacagggaagatggaggaatgttcccaaggacagggaagatgtaGGAAAGTTCAttaggacagggaagtgatgatggaaaagttgacaaggacagggaagtgatggcggaaggttcacaaggacagggaagtgatggaaaagttcacaaggacaggggagtgatggtggaaggttcacaaggacagggaagatggaggaaggttcacaaggacaggaaagtgatggaaaagttcacaaggacagggaagtgatggtggaaggttcacaaggacaaggAAGTGATGgccgaaggttcacaaggacagggatgtgctggaggatgtttcacaaggacagggatgtgatggcggaaggttcacaaggacagggaagtgatggaaaagttcacaaggacagggaagtgctgcagggaggttcacaaggacagggaagtgatggccgaaggttcacaaggacagggatgtgctggaggatgtttcacaaggacagggatgtgatggcggaaggttcacaaggagaAGGAAGTGATGgccgaaggttcacaaggacagggatgtgctggaggatgtttcacaaggacagggatgtgatggcggaaggttcacaaggacagggaagtgatggaaaagttcacaaggacagggaagtgctgcagggaggttcacaaggacagggaagtgctggaagaaggttcacaaggacagggaattgatggaaaatttcacaaggacagggaagtgatggaaaagttcacaaggacagggaagtgctggaggaaggttaccaaggacagggaagtgctggtggatggttcacaaggacagggaagtgctggaggaagtttcagaaggacagggaagatagaggaaggttcacaaggacagggaagatggaggaagattcacaaggacagggaagatggaggaaggttcacaaggacaggaaagtgctggaggaaggttcacaaggacagggaagcgttggaaaagttcacaaggacagggaagtgctgtaggaagtttcagaaggacagggaagatagaggatggttcacaaggacaggtaagatggaggaagtttcacaaggacagggaagatggaagaaggttcacaaggacagggtagtgatggaggaagtttcacaatgacaggaaaggtagacgaaggttcacaaggacagggaagtgatggaaaacttcacaaggacagggaagtgatggaaaagttcacaagaacagggaagtgctggaggaaggttcacaatgacaggaagtgatggaggaaggttcacaaggacagggaagtgctggaggaaggttcacaagtacagggaagtgatggaggaaggttcacaaggacagggaagtgctggaggaaggttcacaaggacagggaagtgatggcggaaggttcacaaggacagggaagtgatggaaaagttcccaaggacagggaagatggaggaaggttcacaaggacaggaaagtgatggaaaagttcacaaggacagggaagtgatggtggaaggttcacaaggacagggaagtgctggaaaaGTTCTcagggacagggaagtgctgcagggatgttcacaaggacagggaagtgctggaggaaggttcacaaggacagggaagtgctggaggtagtttcacaaggacagggaagtgatggcggaaggttcacaaggaccaGGAAGTGATGggaaagttcccaaggacagggaagatggtggaaagttcccaaggacagggaagatggaggaaggttcacaaggacaggaaagtgatggaaaagttcacaaggacagggaagtgaaggTGGATGggtcacaaggacagggaagtgctggaggatgtttcacaaggacagggatgtgatggcggaaggttcacaaggacagggaagtgatggaaaagttcacaaggacaggtaaGTGCTgcagggaggttcacaaggacagggaagtgctggaggaaggttcacaaggacagggaagcgttggaaaagttcacaaggacagggaagtgctggagcaagtttcagaaggacagggaagatagaggaaggttcacagggactgggaagatggaggaagtttcacaaggacagggaagatggaagaaggttcacaaggacagggaagtgatggaaaagttcataAGGATggatgtgatggaaaagttcacaaggacagggaagtgctggagggaggttcacaaggacagggaagtgatggaaaagttcacaaggacagggaagatggaggaaggttgacaaggacaaggaagtgctggaggaaggttcacaaggacagggaagtaatagaaaagttcacaaggacagggaagtgctgcagggaggttcacaaggacagggaagtgctggaggaaggttcacaaggacagggaagtgctggaagaaggttcacaagcatagggaagtgctggaggaaggttaccaaggacagggaagtgatggtggatggttcacaaggacagggaagtgctggtggaagtttcagaaggacaaggaagatagaggaaggttcacaagtacagggaagatggaggaagtttcacaaggacaggaagtgatggagtaaggttcacaagtacagggaagtgatggaggaaggttcacaaggacagggaagtgatggaaaagttcccaaggacagggaagatggaggaaggttcacaaggacagggaagcgttggaaaagttcacaaggacagggaagtgctggaggaaggttcacaaggacagggaagcgttggaaaagttcacaaggacagggaagtgctggagcaagtttcagaaggacagggaagatagaggaagttTCAcagggacagggaagatggaggaagtttcacaaggacagggaagatggaagatggttcacaaggacagggtagtgatggaggaagtttcacaatgacaggaaaggtagacgaaggttcacaaggacagggatgtgatggaaaacttcacaaggacagggaagtgatggaaaagttcacaagaacagggaagtgctggaggaaggttcacaatgacaggaagtgatggagtaaggttcacaagtacagggaagtgatggaggaaggttcacaaggacagggaagtgctggaggaaggttcacaaggacaaagaagtgatggaaaagttcccaaggacagggaagatggaggaaggttcacaaggacaggaaagtgatggaaaagttcacaaggacagggaagtgaaggTGGATGggtcacaaggacagggaagtgctggaggatgtttcacaaggacagggatgtgatggcggaaggttcacaaggacagggaagtgatggaaaagttaaCAAGGACAGGTAAGTGCTgcagggaggttcacaaggacagggaagtgctggaggaaggttcacaaggacagggaattgatggaaaagttcacaaggacagggaagatggaggaaggttgacaaggacaaggaagtgctggaggaaggttcacaaggacatggAAGTGAtagaaaagttcacaaggacagggaagtgctgcagggaggttcacaaggacagtgaattgctggaggaaggttcacaaggacagggaagtgctggaggaaggttcacaagcacagggaggtgctggaggaaggttaccaaggacagggaagtgatggtggatggttcacaaggacagggaagtgctggtggaagtttcagaaggacagggaagatagaggaaggttcacaaggacagggaagatggaggaagtttcacaaggacagggaagatggaggaaggttcacatggacagggaagtgctggaggaaggttcacaaggacagggaagctttggaaaagttcacaaggacagggaagtgctggagcaagtttcagaaggacagggaagatagaggaaggttcacagtgacagggaagatggaggaagtttcacaaggacagggaagatggaagaaggttcacaaggacagggacgtgatggaaaagttcataAGGATggatgtgatggaaaagttcacaaggacagggaagtgctggagggaggttcacaaggacagggaagtgatggaaaagttcacaagg
Protein-coding sequences here:
- the LOC132380445 gene encoding uncharacterized protein LOC132380445, with the protein product MEKLTRTGKCCREVHKDREVLEEGSQGQGIDGKVHKDREDGGRLTRTRKCWRKVHKDMEVIEKFTRTGKCCREVHKDSELLEEGSQGQGSAGGRFTSTGRCWRKVTKDREVMVDGSQGQGSAGGSFRRTGKIEEGSQGQGRWRKFHKDREDGGRFTWTGKCWRKVHKDREALEKFTRTGKCWSKFQKDREDRGRFTVTGKMEEVSQGQGRWKKVHKDRDVMEKFIRMDVMEKFTRTGKCWREVHKDREVMEKFTRTGKMEEG